One window of the Bacteroidota bacterium genome contains the following:
- the ftsZ gene encoding cell division protein FtsZ — protein MEPLFQFDLPKEQSSIIKVFGVGGGGSNAVNHMFDQGIVGVNFVVLNTDAQALDMSRVPNKIQLGPNSTQGLGAGARPEVGEKAAEESIDAIRELLSKNTKMVFVTAGMGGGTGTGAAPVVARIAREMGVLTVGIVTTPFWFEGKMRYNHATDGIGKLKENVDTLLIINNDKIREMYGNLKRSEAFGHANNILTTAAKSISEIITMPGEMNVDFADVQTVMKNGGSAIMGSATAEGEDRAIRAAQGALNSPLLNDNEIRGAQKVLVNITTGVMQVTMDEIGAVMEYVQEAAGSTDIIFGTCDDPSMGDKLSVTLIATGFQGGKRYPAL, from the coding sequence ATGGAACCATTATTTCAATTTGACTTGCCAAAAGAACAATCATCTATTATTAAAGTATTTGGAGTAGGAGGTGGAGGAAGCAATGCGGTCAATCACATGTTTGACCAAGGCATTGTTGGCGTTAACTTTGTCGTGTTGAATACCGACGCGCAGGCATTAGATATGAGCCGCGTACCTAATAAAATTCAATTGGGACCCAATTCCACACAGGGATTAGGCGCTGGAGCAAGACCTGAAGTAGGCGAAAAAGCTGCGGAAGAATCTATTGATGCCATTAGAGAACTGTTATCCAAAAACACCAAGATGGTTTTCGTTACTGCGGGAATGGGCGGTGGAACCGGAACAGGAGCCGCACCGGTCGTTGCCAGAATAGCTCGCGAAATGGGCGTGCTGACGGTTGGCATTGTCACTACACCATTTTGGTTTGAAGGCAAAATGCGTTACAACCATGCTACCGACGGAATTGGAAAATTAAAAGAAAATGTTGATACACTTTTAATCATCAATAACGACAAGATTCGCGAAATGTATGGCAACTTGAAGCGTTCAGAGGCGTTCGGTCATGCAAACAATATATTGACCACCGCAGCTAAATCTATTTCTGAGATTATCACGATGCCCGGCGAAATGAACGTGGACTTCGCCGACGTGCAAACCGTGATGAAGAACGGAGGTTCGGCGATTATGGGTAGCGCCACAGCAGAAGGGGAGGACCGCGCTATTCGTGCTGCGCAGGGAGCTTTAAACTCACCTTTGTTGAATGATAATGAAATCAGAGGAGCGCAAAAGGTTCTGGTGAATATCACCACCGGCGTGATGCAGGTGACGATGGATGAAATCGGAGCGGTGATGGAATATGTACAAGAAGCCGCCGGAAGCACCGATATTATTTTTGGTACTTGTGATGACCCTTCTATGGGAGATAAATTATCGGTTACACTGATAGCTACCGGTTTTCAAGGTGGAAAGCGATACCCGGCTTTGTAG
- the smc gene encoding chromosome segregation protein SMC, translated as MQLTTLEIKGFKSFAEKTTIHFNNKITGVVGPNGCGKSNVVDSIRWVLGEQKTSMLRLEKMENLIFNGTKNRKASGMAEVSLTFENTKNLVPSEYKTITITRRLFRDGESEYLLNGVSCRLKDITTLFLDTGVGSDSYAIIELGMIDEILNDRDNSRRKLFEQAAGVSKYKKRKKETLDKLKSTDADLERVKDLLFEIEGQLKTLESQAKKTKRYYELKEEYKVLSLLLAKYNLQNYKETFKTLEEKKQKEEDNKMELEAAIARAEATLEKEKLDNVDKEKALSEVQKKLNSLVAGVGEKENERNLLNSQIKYALDKRDSAEKQIIEATDQVEKLKLSISKLEMDSESESQILEARKGELAVLENELNEIRSRHGSLKDTLTSEQKLFTEKERQIFELEKKLAVNRGSNESLQRDLSQSDADMTSKRQELEQLQKNFDQLKSDKEKAEVKLNQLIQEEESKKKEITELETAIENTRQELTKETRSLDAKKNEYELTKSLVENLEGFPESIKFLKKNAKWSKEAPLLSDIIYCAEEYRVAIENYLEPYLNYYVVQNIQEAIMAVKMLNDSSMGRANFFILDEFEKYDANAAISIENAKPVIDLVELDATYKKLGAFLLDRVYMMEDNGSFEDGSHMNTQGKKVVVLSKSGRYIRRDFTLSGGAVGLFEGKKIGRAKNLEKLQAEIKVLEVSSYKLHQQVANAQVKINQLKASSLVRDIDSQRTIATQLNSSFSASQANIQNLVKFLETADARSKDITTRLETLKQEVDSINIDLTALRETQSSAKGVLEKTDKDFIELTNKLSEASSRYNQKNIEFHQQQNRVNSITQELGFKRSQIETLTIQLTRNDEIILECQMQMEESQKKLKDLETALLSNYADKESYQSEVEEAEKGYYDSRALINEQDGKSRELARNRDNAVNLLGNISEKFNELKLSLTSMKERLSVEFNVDINIILNEEFEMVQPIAEVQIEVDKVKKRLDNFGEINPMALEAFEEMKQRFDFITAQRKDLDDAKTSLLTTIKEIDDTAKTQFIEAFNKVRESFVSVFHTLFSADDQCDLFLVNPDEPLESKIEIVAKPKGKRPTVIDQLSGGEKTLTATALLFSLYLLKPAPFCIFDEVDAPLDDNNISKFNKIIQQFSNASQFIIVTHNKMTMSSVDAIYGVTMPEQGVSRVVPVNFSNLN; from the coding sequence ATGCAATTAACGACATTAGAGATTAAAGGCTTCAAGAGCTTTGCGGAGAAGACGACGATTCACTTCAACAACAAGATAACCGGTGTTGTAGGACCGAATGGTTGCGGTAAATCCAATGTAGTAGATTCTATTCGTTGGGTGTTGGGAGAACAGAAAACCTCGATGCTTCGTTTGGAGAAAATGGAAAACCTGATTTTCAATGGCACCAAGAACCGCAAAGCCTCGGGAATGGCAGAAGTCTCCTTGACTTTTGAAAACACCAAGAACCTAGTTCCCTCCGAATACAAAACCATCACGATCACGCGCCGCTTGTTCCGCGATGGAGAAAGCGAGTATTTGTTGAACGGAGTTTCCTGCCGTTTGAAAGACATTACTACTCTATTTCTGGATACGGGTGTCGGCAGTGATTCCTACGCCATCATCGAGCTGGGAATGATTGATGAGATACTGAACGACCGCGACAATTCAAGAAGAAAACTGTTTGAACAAGCTGCGGGGGTTTCAAAATACAAGAAACGCAAGAAAGAGACGCTGGACAAACTGAAGAGCACTGATGCCGATCTGGAACGAGTGAAGGATTTGTTGTTTGAAATAGAAGGGCAATTGAAAACCTTGGAGTCTCAGGCGAAAAAGACCAAGCGTTACTATGAATTGAAGGAAGAATATAAGGTGCTCAGTTTGCTTTTGGCAAAATATAACCTACAGAACTATAAGGAGACTTTCAAAACCCTCGAAGAGAAAAAGCAGAAGGAAGAGGATAATAAAATGGAGCTGGAGGCAGCCATTGCTCGAGCTGAAGCTACTTTAGAAAAAGAAAAGCTGGACAATGTAGATAAGGAAAAGGCACTCTCTGAGGTGCAAAAGAAGCTGAATAGCCTGGTGGCAGGGGTGGGGGAAAAGGAAAATGAACGAAACCTTCTTAACTCTCAAATCAAATATGCTTTAGATAAAAGGGACTCTGCCGAGAAACAAATCATCGAGGCGACAGACCAAGTGGAGAAGTTGAAGCTCTCCATCAGCAAATTAGAAATGGATTCTGAAAGCGAATCTCAAATTCTGGAAGCGCGAAAAGGAGAGTTGGCTGTGTTGGAAAATGAATTGAATGAAATTCGTTCACGACATGGTAGTCTGAAAGATACCCTCACCAGCGAACAGAAGCTTTTCACCGAAAAAGAGCGACAGATTTTTGAACTGGAAAAGAAACTGGCCGTGAACCGCGGCAGCAATGAAAGCCTGCAACGCGATTTGTCGCAGAGCGATGCGGACATGACTAGCAAGCGACAGGAACTGGAACAATTGCAGAAGAATTTCGACCAATTAAAGTCAGACAAAGAAAAGGCCGAAGTAAAACTGAATCAACTGATTCAGGAAGAGGAAAGCAAGAAGAAGGAAATTACAGAGTTAGAAACAGCTATCGAAAACACCCGACAGGAACTGACAAAGGAAACCCGTTCACTCGACGCTAAGAAAAATGAATACGAACTGACGAAGAGTTTGGTAGAGAATCTGGAGGGTTTTCCGGAGTCTATTAAGTTTTTGAAGAAGAATGCCAAATGGAGCAAAGAAGCGCCTTTGCTTTCTGATATAATCTATTGTGCTGAAGAATACCGTGTGGCCATTGAGAACTATTTGGAACCATACTTGAATTACTATGTGGTTCAGAATATTCAGGAGGCGATCATGGCGGTGAAGATGCTGAATGACTCTTCGATGGGCCGCGCCAACTTTTTTATTCTTGACGAATTTGAAAAGTATGATGCGAACGCAGCCATTTCGATAGAGAATGCCAAGCCGGTCATTGATTTGGTAGAACTAGATGCTACTTACAAAAAGCTGGGAGCCTTTCTTTTGGACCGCGTTTATATGATGGAGGACAACGGCTCGTTTGAGGATGGCTCGCACATGAATACACAAGGAAAGAAGGTAGTTGTGCTATCTAAAAGCGGGCGCTATATCCGTCGCGACTTTACCTTGAGCGGCGGTGCGGTCGGTTTGTTTGAAGGAAAGAAAATAGGTCGGGCCAAGAACTTGGAGAAGTTGCAGGCAGAAATTAAGGTGCTCGAAGTTTCTTCTTACAAACTTCATCAGCAGGTGGCCAATGCTCAGGTGAAAATCAATCAGCTCAAGGCTTCTTCTTTGGTACGAGATATTGACTCACAGAGAACGATTGCTACGCAACTAAATTCAAGTTTCTCCGCTTCACAAGCCAATATTCAGAACCTGGTAAAGTTTCTGGAGACCGCCGATGCGCGGAGTAAAGATATAACGACAAGGCTCGAAACACTGAAACAAGAAGTGGATTCGATTAATATAGATTTAACAGCCCTTCGCGAAACGCAGTCTTCTGCCAAAGGTGTTCTGGAAAAGACAGATAAAGATTTCATTGAGTTAACGAATAAGCTCAGCGAAGCTTCCTCTCGATACAATCAAAAGAATATTGAGTTTCACCAACAACAAAATCGGGTGAACTCTATCACGCAGGAATTAGGCTTTAAGAGAAGCCAAATAGAAACCCTCACTATCCAGTTGACCCGCAACGATGAAATCATTCTGGAATGTCAGATGCAGATGGAAGAAAGTCAGAAGAAGTTGAAAGACCTTGAAACGGCCTTGCTTTCTAACTATGCTGACAAGGAAAGCTATCAAAGCGAAGTGGAAGAGGCCGAAAAGGGTTACTATGATTCGCGGGCTTTGATCAATGAACAGGACGGAAAGTCAAGAGAACTGGCTCGCAATCGCGACAATGCAGTAAACCTGCTGGGCAACATCAGCGAAAAATTTAATGAACTTAAGTTGTCGCTCACTTCGATGAAGGAAAGATTGAGCGTTGAGTTCAATGTGGACATCAACATCATACTGAACGAAGAATTTGAAATGGTGCAACCCATCGCAGAAGTCCAAATAGAAGTTGATAAAGTGAAGAAGCGCCTGGATAACTTCGGCGAAATCAACCCGATGGCTTTAGAAGCCTTTGAAGAGATGAAGCAGCGTTTTGATTTTATCACTGCGCAGCGTAAAGACTTAGACGATGCCAAAACATCCCTGCTCACTACAATCAAAGAAATTGATGACACGGCTAAAACCCAGTTCATTGAAGCGTTCAATAAAGTACGCGAAAGTTTCGTCAGTGTGTTCCATACGCTCTTTAGTGCTGACGACCAGTGTGATTTGTTTCTGGTTAATCCCGATGAACCGTTGGAATCAAAGATTGAAATCGTAGCAAAACCCAAAGGCAAACGCCCTACGGTTATAGACCAACTTTCGGGGGGAGAAAAAACCCTCACCGCTACTGCTTTGTTGTTCTCGCTTTATCTATTGAAGCCCGCCCCTTTCTGTATTTTCGATGAGGTGGATGCTCCGTTAGATGATAACAATATCTCCAAGTTCAATAAAATCATTCAACAGTTCTCAAATGCATCTCAGTTCATCATCGTTACGCACAATAAGATGACGATGAGTTCAGTAGATGCTATCTACGGTGTCACCATGCCGGAACAGGGGGTTTCGCGAGTGGTGCCCGTCAATTTCAGCAATTTGAATTGA
- a CDS encoding zinc metalloprotease yields MNNGLKQMMLAALLSGSVALQAQEKSWCGSMDVVQEQLRDNPEMQQRYHDFIEGLKQEPTHPSSRAANEVIFIPVVFHIIHNGDAVGTGENITESQVYSQIDILNQAYNNMDAAAGTVPDVFKPLVANVNVQFCLAKFDPSGNPTTGIIRHEMSRESWDSSSTIDKVLKPATIWDRNRYLNIWTVRMGGSLTDQGILAYSSFPGVTQSDRDGVVCRFNLIGASSPTGLTGHNKGKSMVHEVGHWLGLLHIWGDDDGKCANDPNGGSDYISDTPDQADLNFGCPVFPHVTCNNGPNGDMFMNYMDYVNDECMAMFTPKQAERMIGVLNSQRSIIKTAASKCYYSLDAAVADIPFPKDTVCSLGFQPAIILKNEGLTTLTSGKIYYQWDGGAVQSQNWNGSLAMQQEAKVLLAETNLLQGDHSLYVTFETPNGQPADNLSTNDSKDVVFYVYDGGVGIPLPISKALKLISLHRVGV; encoded by the coding sequence ATGAATAATGGTTTAAAACAAATGATGTTGGCTGCCCTGTTGAGTGGCAGCGTGGCGTTGCAGGCGCAGGAAAAGTCTTGGTGTGGTTCGATGGATGTGGTGCAGGAGCAACTGCGCGACAACCCGGAGATGCAGCAGCGGTATCATGACTTTATAGAAGGACTGAAACAAGAGCCGACGCATCCATCTTCTCGGGCGGCGAATGAGGTCATCTTCATTCCGGTCGTGTTTCATATTATCCATAATGGAGACGCGGTAGGCACGGGTGAGAACATTACCGAATCGCAGGTTTATTCGCAGATAGATATCCTGAATCAGGCTTATAATAATATGGATGCCGCCGCCGGAACGGTGCCGGATGTGTTTAAGCCGTTGGTGGCTAATGTCAATGTTCAGTTTTGCTTGGCTAAATTCGACCCCAGTGGCAACCCGACTACGGGAATCATTCGCCATGAAATGAGCCGCGAATCTTGGGATTCATCTTCCACCATTGATAAAGTATTGAAGCCCGCCACTATCTGGGATCGCAACCGCTACTTGAATATATGGACGGTGAGAATGGGCGGCAGCCTGACCGATCAGGGAATTTTAGCTTACTCCTCTTTCCCGGGTGTTACACAATCTGACCGCGACGGAGTGGTATGCCGCTTTAACCTGATTGGTGCATCATCACCTACCGGTTTAACAGGGCACAACAAGGGAAAGTCTATGGTTCACGAAGTGGGACATTGGCTGGGATTGCTTCATATATGGGGTGATGATGATGGGAAATGTGCAAACGACCCGAATGGAGGCAGCGATTATATATCGGATACTCCCGATCAGGCCGATTTGAATTTCGGTTGCCCGGTGTTTCCGCATGTAACTTGCAACAACGGGCCAAACGGAGATATGTTTATGAACTATATGGACTATGTGAACGATGAGTGCATGGCCATGTTTACACCCAAGCAGGCCGAAAGGATGATCGGTGTTCTGAATAGTCAGCGTTCTATTATAAAGACTGCTGCCTCTAAATGTTATTACAGTTTGGACGCGGCGGTGGCCGATATTCCTTTTCCGAAAGACACAGTATGTTCTCTTGGTTTCCAGCCAGCTATTATTTTAAAGAATGAGGGTTTGACTACGCTGACTTCCGGTAAGATTTATTACCAATGGGATGGAGGAGCGGTGCAAAGCCAAAACTGGAATGGCTCCTTGGCCATGCAGCAAGAGGCGAAGGTGCTATTGGCAGAAACCAATCTGTTACAGGGCGATCACTCGCTCTATGTAACGTTTGAAACCCCAAACGGGCAGCCGGCGGACAATCTCAGCACGAACGATAGTAAGGATGTGGTGTTCTATGTTTATGATGGAGGAGTAGGAATCCCTCTGCCGATTTCGAAGGCTTTGAAGCTGATTTCCCTCCACAGGGTTGGAGTTTAA
- a CDS encoding T9SS type A sorting domain-containing protein, producing MSWESANAFGAYEQSATSASINNLWYSSNPNKRRDALITPAYDFSGIQSPELSFDVSYARYSAARFDSLNVYYSTNCGSKWERLWSQTGTELATAPDQTVLFKTSANWWKTVKIPLLDLKEQKKVSFKFENVTGWGNVLYLDNVNLGNNASLDIRELKRVDVQIFPNPASGMAAVRLPLDHTFRRVALVNMLGETVYQSVITDSAILLPLENLPAGLYLVHLSGADYSQTERLLVGK from the coding sequence GTGAGTTGGGAATCTGCCAACGCCTTCGGTGCTTATGAGCAAAGCGCTACCAGTGCTTCGATTAATAATCTGTGGTATAGCTCTAATCCCAACAAAAGAAGAGATGCTTTGATCACTCCGGCTTATGATTTTTCAGGTATCCAATCCCCTGAATTGAGTTTCGATGTGTCTTATGCCCGCTATAGCGCCGCTCGCTTTGACTCATTGAACGTATATTACAGCACCAATTGCGGTAGTAAATGGGAACGTCTTTGGAGCCAGACCGGCACGGAACTGGCGACAGCCCCTGATCAAACCGTACTGTTTAAAACCAGCGCCAACTGGTGGAAGACCGTTAAGATTCCGCTGCTTGACTTGAAAGAACAGAAGAAGGTATCGTTCAAGTTTGAGAATGTGACGGGATGGGGCAATGTTCTTTACCTCGACAATGTGAATCTCGGTAACAATGCCTCATTGGATATTCGAGAATTGAAACGGGTGGATGTACAGATATTTCCGAATCCCGCTTCGGGTATGGCGGCTGTGCGTCTGCCTTTAGATCATACTTTCCGCCGAGTGGCTCTGGTCAATATGCTGGGAGAAACGGTATATCAGTCCGTCATCACCGACAGTGCCATCTTGCTTCCTTTAGAGAACCTGCCCGCAGGTCTATATCTGGTGCACCTTTCTGGGGCCGATTACTCCCAAACCGAAAGGCTTTTAGTGGGTAAATAA
- a CDS encoding PKD domain-containing protein, whose product MKKSIRSLLVPVLVALLSIGCTTCSFSQCDPGFFYSTSNNSTYHFVADQIQQGNYTYFHTWKRGSSVISSSPSFDYNFSSSGLQNICHKISIQDSLGQTICVDSLCLPVQVVINPPSATCFPSYYASYTKLDTFTVRLSSNLPNYTGVTILWKFGDGTTQAGVASPVHRYPTYGYFNACLVYTDTVRGCADSTCEDVLISQSNPCTVSATFSSKQPFFNASTLTFYNTVSNNFTNCLWDFGDGATSTTPNILHHYATYGPYLVKLYNTDTVTGCTVMSYRTVNMDTCSAEMGKFNFYSDSYLGVRFNTSNLYRYATPPVSLWWNFGDGDTSSVGTNVAHQYDSLGVYVACFQVTMPGCSTYGMCDTVVVECNVSASFQNYPSSSKTLELSAYSSGSNLPIRYNWIFGDGTKGDGNHPIHAYQRQGYYNVCVIATDTNSLCSDTVCQVVLATEWNDTICGHVFFDANINGIQDAGEPPIVDGDILYETGNTTLHVSTDSLGYFSAIVPFDSYLYISLDYGVNPYYTLPFNIASYTHIFPTPGMRQCGFDFGIVTNMSKLSGAVFADFNQNGIRDNSFEAYLGNEIVKAGNQSVITAKSGSYTMLLPTGNYTVTKAPGGLYASLPVSPSSIPVSLSTPGSSSTKNNFGIGIDSSSEDVSIELIPTSAVSPTRASTYKLFISNLSHHLAYIQGNIVSDNSMDFIPYNNTLFSANNPFTHTTSWLDKLYGFEQVLFDAEYDLSPGATINQDIYNTASIELMIGADANPANDTSRCHQIVVASYDPNNKLSQEAGRGADGLIQNNQELKYVINFQNTGTDYAVNVVLSDELDKNLDLQTFRFIGSSHNCDVRLKDDSLYFRFSKIMLPFEQMNGSESHGWVAFSIYPKPGLGIGTQLRNTAAIYFDHNPPVITNTTLHTVAGPNGLPDNSESKLLTIGPNPVNNTLLIRTENFEPAWIKIFDASGRIVMEQRFSARLDVRSLFSGIYFIEARDATTLVRKLFVKM is encoded by the coding sequence ATGAAAAAAAGTATCCGCTCTCTCCTTGTTCCGGTTCTGGTTGCACTTTTAAGTATCGGCTGTACTACCTGTTCATTTTCGCAATGCGACCCAGGTTTCTTTTACAGCACGAGCAATAACAGCACCTACCATTTCGTTGCTGACCAGATTCAACAAGGCAACTACACTTACTTTCATACCTGGAAAAGAGGTTCGTCGGTGATATCCAGTTCGCCTTCTTTTGACTATAATTTTTCTTCCTCGGGCCTGCAGAATATTTGTCACAAAATCAGCATACAGGATTCGCTGGGGCAGACCATTTGTGTGGATAGCCTATGCCTACCGGTGCAGGTGGTGATCAATCCCCCATCAGCGACATGCTTTCCTTCATACTACGCGTCATACACCAAGTTGGATACCTTCACGGTGCGTCTTTCGAGTAATCTTCCCAACTATACCGGTGTCACCATCTTATGGAAATTTGGCGATGGAACCACTCAAGCAGGTGTGGCCTCCCCCGTTCATCGGTATCCTACCTATGGATATTTTAATGCTTGTTTGGTCTATACTGATACGGTGCGGGGCTGTGCGGATTCCACCTGCGAGGATGTACTTATTAGTCAGTCGAATCCTTGCACTGTTTCCGCCACATTTTCATCAAAACAGCCATTTTTCAATGCTTCCACGCTCACTTTTTATAATACGGTGAGCAATAATTTCACAAATTGCTTGTGGGATTTTGGCGACGGGGCTACCTCCACAACTCCCAACATCTTGCACCACTACGCCACCTACGGACCATACCTAGTCAAACTCTATAACACCGACACCGTGACCGGTTGCACCGTTATGTCATACCGAACCGTTAACATGGACACCTGTAGCGCGGAAATGGGCAAGTTTAATTTCTACTCCGATTCTTATCTGGGTGTCCGGTTCAATACGAGCAATTTATACCGTTATGCCACACCACCGGTTTCCTTGTGGTGGAATTTTGGCGATGGCGACACCAGTTCAGTAGGCACGAACGTCGCCCACCAATATGATTCGCTGGGAGTATATGTGGCGTGTTTTCAGGTGACGATGCCCGGATGCAGCACCTACGGCATGTGCGACACCGTGGTGGTGGAGTGTAATGTAAGCGCTAGTTTCCAGAACTATCCTTCATCGTCAAAAACACTAGAGCTTTCCGCCTATTCATCAGGCTCTAATTTACCCATCCGGTATAATTGGATTTTCGGCGACGGAACCAAAGGCGACGGCAACCACCCGATACATGCCTACCAAAGACAGGGTTACTACAACGTATGTGTGATTGCCACCGATACCAACAGTTTGTGTAGCGATACGGTTTGCCAAGTCGTTCTTGCCACCGAATGGAATGATACAATTTGCGGACATGTGTTTTTCGATGCAAACATCAATGGAATCCAAGATGCTGGTGAGCCGCCTATTGTGGACGGCGATATTTTGTATGAAACCGGCAATACAACATTGCATGTCAGCACCGACTCTTTGGGATACTTTTCAGCAATAGTGCCTTTTGACAGCTACCTATATATAAGTCTGGATTACGGAGTGAATCCATACTACACGCTCCCCTTCAATATAGCGTCATATACTCATATATTTCCCACACCCGGTATGAGGCAATGTGGTTTTGATTTTGGAATTGTGACCAACATGTCCAAGCTATCGGGGGCTGTGTTTGCAGACTTTAATCAAAACGGAATCAGGGATAATAGTTTTGAAGCTTATTTGGGAAATGAAATAGTGAAGGCCGGAAATCAGTCTGTCATTACGGCAAAAAGCGGAAGCTACACGATGTTGCTGCCGACCGGTAACTACACTGTAACCAAGGCTCCGGGAGGACTTTATGCCAGCTTACCGGTTTCCCCCTCTTCCATTCCTGTTTCGTTAAGTACGCCAGGCAGCAGTTCGACGAAGAATAATTTCGGGATTGGTATTGATTCTTCATCGGAGGATGTGTCCATCGAATTAATTCCTACCAGCGCTGTGAGTCCGACGCGGGCTTCAACCTACAAACTTTTTATCAGCAACCTGTCGCATCATCTTGCCTATATACAGGGAAATATCGTTTCGGATAATTCTATGGATTTCATTCCCTATAATAACACTTTGTTTTCTGCGAACAATCCATTCACTCATACTACATCATGGTTAGATAAGCTTTACGGATTTGAACAAGTTCTTTTTGACGCGGAATATGATTTATCCCCCGGGGCAACTATCAATCAGGATATCTATAACACCGCATCTATTGAATTAATGATTGGCGCGGACGCTAATCCAGCCAACGACACCTCTCGATGTCACCAGATAGTAGTGGCCTCCTATGACCCCAACAATAAATTATCGCAAGAGGCAGGAAGAGGTGCCGACGGGTTAATTCAAAACAATCAGGAGTTGAAGTATGTCATCAATTTCCAAAACACAGGAACGGATTATGCCGTCAATGTTGTTTTAAGTGATGAACTGGATAAGAATCTAGACTTGCAGACCTTCCGGTTCATAGGTTCGAGTCATAATTGCGATGTGCGCTTAAAGGATGATTCCTTGTATTTCAGGTTTTCAAAAATAATGCTCCCTTTTGAGCAGATGAATGGATCGGAAAGTCATGGCTGGGTAGCCTTCAGCATCTATCCAAAGCCGGGATTGGGTATTGGAACACAATTGCGCAACACCGCTGCTATCTATTTTGATCACAATCCTCCGGTCATCACCAATACAACTTTACATACGGTTGCCGGGCCAAATGGATTGCCTGATAATTCTGAAAGTAAATTGTTAACCATTGGCCCCAATCCCGTCAACAATACCTTGCTCATCAGAACAGAAAATTTTGAACCCGCATGGATAAAAATATTCGACGCAAGCGGCCGGATAGTTATGGAGCAAAGATTCAGTGCCCGACTGGATGTCCGTTCGCTGTTTTCAGGTATTTATTTTATAGAAGCAAGGGACGCAACTACACTGGTCAGAAAACTATTTGTGAAAATGTAA